From the genome of Amycolatopsis camponoti:
CCCACTCGCTGAGCACCGCCAGCTCCGCCGGGTCGTGCGGCGAGCGCAGCAGCTCGTTGCCGAGCAGGCCCGGCGTCCCGGCCAGGGTCCCGCTGACCCGGTGGTACGCCCGCTCGATCGGCTCGCTGTCGTCACCCCGCAGGTAGAGCAGCACGCGCACCCGGCTCATCGGGACGCGCCGGCGGCCTGCAGCGCGTGCACCACCGTCGTCGTCTCCATCGACCCGCCCGTGCGGAACGGGTGCAGCTTCACCCGGTGCTCCAGGTGCTCGGCGCTGCGTTCGAACTCGCGGAACTCCGGCTCGCTCGTCCAGTCGCTGAGGACGAAGTACACCGGCGCGCCGACCTGCGTGCTGCGCAGCAGCCACTGCCCGAGGTTGGCGGGGTGCCCGGTGATCACGTCGGCGATGTCGAGCCAGGTCTTCTCGAACTCCGCCTCGACACCCTCCTTGATCTCGAACCGGAGGATCACCCGGAAGTTCTCCTGCGCCCCCATCACATGCCCCCGTCGACGGTGATGACCGCGCCGTTGACGAACCCGGCGGCGTCGCTCGCCAGGAAGGCGACGACCGCGCCGACGTCGGCCGGGTCGCCGAGCCGGCCCAGCGGGATCCGCTTGCGGTAGCCCTCCAAGCGCTCTTCGACGGCCGCGCGTTCGTGGTCGGTGGCCCGTTCGGCCATCTCGGTCGCGATGATCCCCGGGGCGACCAGGTTGACGCGCACGCCCTGCGCGCCCAGCTCCTTCGCCAGCGACTTGGTGAGACCGGTGAGCCCGGCCTTCGCGGCCGTGTAGTGGGCGCGCAGCGGAACGCCGATCTCGGCGACCTTCGAGCCGATGTTGATGATGGTGGAGCCCGGCCGCAGGTGCGTCATCGCGCGC
Proteins encoded in this window:
- a CDS encoding antibiotic biosynthesis monooxygenase family protein; its protein translation is MSRVRVLLYLRGDDSEPIERAYHRVSGTLAGTPGLLGNELLRSPHDPAELAVLSEWASLEEFDAWERGPDHRASTAPLRDHQDGTRAKPFAIYQVVSEHRADEFGES
- a CDS encoding antibiotic biosynthesis monooxygenase family protein, translated to MGAQENFRVILRFEIKEGVEAEFEKTWLDIADVITGHPANLGQWLLRSTQVGAPVYFVLSDWTSEPEFREFERSAEHLEHRVKLHPFRTGGSMETTTVVHALQAAGASR
- a CDS encoding SDR family NAD(P)-dependent oxidoreductase, with amino-acid sequence MTKTLARKRVLVTGGTRGIGRGVVLAMADGGADVVTCYQSDTDAAKALEAELSERDGNHHVVRADIAQETEIDRLIEVCGERLGGLDVLVHNAGAISHIPFVKLEVADWNRVLDTNLTAAYLLAQRAMTHLRPGSTIINIGSKVAEIGVPLRAHYTAAKAGLTGLTKSLAKELGAQGVRVNLVAPGIIATEMAERATDHERAAVEERLEGYRKRIPLGRLGDPADVGAVVAFLASDAAGFVNGAVITVDGGM